The proteins below are encoded in one region of Fibrella aestuarina BUZ 2:
- a CDS encoding DUF1501 domain-containing protein: MDKLINELQQAILQRDTRRHFLQTCSTGLGAMALGTLFSGCESLLGRTDKAAASLAGAGIDPTASPTDPRLSQFTPKAKQIIYIHMAGSPSQLELFDYKPELIKYNGKDCPQELLTGKKFAFIRGVPKMLASTATFSQHGQSGAWISDYMPHLQTVADELTFIKSMHTDQFNHAPAQLLMHTGSPRLGRPSIGSWVTYGLGTENANLPGFIVLASGGKQPDAGKSVWGSGFLPTVYQGVQCRTDGDPVLYVSDPAGMPRDIRKQTIEAINQINEQAYQEAKDPEILTRMSQYEMAFKMQTSVPDAMDIAGEPEYILNAYGVDPKVGSFARNCLLARRLVERGVRFVQLFDWGWDTHGTSKDSSVDFGLQEKCRQTDQGVAALINDLKQRGLLDETLVVWGGEFGRTPMQENRDGQVQGFHGRDHHLDAFTVFMAGGGVKRGLSYGETDPIGYYAVKDKVHVHDLQATMLHLMGFDHTKLTYHFQGRPFRLTDVAGKVVKGVLA; the protein is encoded by the coding sequence ATGGACAAGCTTATCAATGAACTTCAGCAGGCGATCCTGCAACGCGATACGCGGCGGCATTTTCTGCAAACCTGCTCGACGGGGCTGGGCGCTATGGCGCTGGGTACGTTGTTCAGTGGCTGCGAAAGCCTGTTGGGCCGTACTGACAAAGCCGCCGCCAGCTTAGCCGGAGCTGGCATTGACCCCACGGCCAGCCCAACGGACCCGCGCCTGTCTCAGTTTACGCCGAAAGCCAAACAGATCATCTACATCCACATGGCCGGGTCGCCCAGCCAGTTGGAGCTGTTTGATTACAAGCCCGAACTGATCAAATACAACGGCAAAGACTGCCCGCAGGAACTGCTGACGGGGAAGAAATTCGCTTTCATCCGGGGGGTGCCCAAGATGCTGGCGTCCACGGCTACGTTCAGCCAGCATGGGCAATCAGGAGCTTGGATCAGCGACTACATGCCACACTTGCAGACCGTTGCTGATGAGCTGACGTTTATCAAGTCGATGCACACCGACCAGTTCAACCACGCTCCGGCCCAGTTGCTGATGCACACGGGATCGCCGCGGTTGGGGCGTCCCAGCATCGGATCGTGGGTGACGTACGGGCTGGGTACCGAGAACGCCAACCTGCCGGGGTTCATCGTGCTGGCGTCGGGCGGTAAACAACCCGACGCGGGCAAGTCGGTCTGGGGCAGCGGCTTTTTGCCCACGGTGTATCAGGGCGTGCAATGCCGTACCGATGGCGACCCCGTGCTGTACGTGAGCGACCCCGCCGGTATGCCCCGCGACATCCGCAAGCAAACGATCGAGGCCATTAACCAGATCAACGAGCAGGCGTATCAGGAAGCTAAAGACCCCGAGATTCTGACGCGTATGTCGCAGTACGAAATGGCGTTTAAAATGCAGACGTCCGTGCCCGATGCGATGGACATTGCGGGGGAACCCGAGTACATCCTGAACGCCTATGGTGTCGACCCGAAGGTGGGATCATTTGCCCGTAACTGCCTGCTGGCACGGCGGCTGGTTGAGCGTGGGGTCCGTTTTGTGCAACTCTTCGACTGGGGCTGGGACACGCACGGCACCAGCAAAGACAGCTCCGTCGATTTTGGGTTGCAGGAGAAATGCCGCCAGACCGACCAAGGCGTAGCGGCGCTCATCAATGATCTGAAACAACGCGGCCTGCTCGACGAAACGCTGGTGGTCTGGGGCGGCGAATTTGGCCGGACGCCCATGCAGGAAAACCGCGACGGACAGGTACAGGGTTTTCACGGTCGCGATCACCATCTCGACGCCTTCACCGTGTTTATGGCCGGGGGCGGGGTCAAACGGGGTCTCTCGTACGGCGAAACCGACCCGATTGGCTACTACGCCGTGAAAGACAAGGTGCACGTCCATGACTTACAAGCTACCATGCTGCACCTGATGGGTTTTGACCATACCAAACTGACCTACCACTTCCAGGGTCGTCCCTTCCGCCTCACCGACGTAGCGGGCAAGGTTGTCAAGGGCGTATTGGCGTAA
- a CDS encoding ABC transporter ATP-binding protein, giving the protein MHTLWTYLKPYRWRAAAALALAGLAQILALIDPIIFGKLIDEYATNPVRKTDSEQLRGVLTLLGLAIGVALLSNAVKAAGDYVTRYVVQRFGTDLFNDGLKQTLRLSYGQGGDQSSGVTLSVLQKIRTDTERFVNSFVNVLFSSVVGLGFLVFYALTKHWALVPVFLIGGVVLGGLTARLSGEIKLTQRTINRETARLSGVITESLRNIELIKSLGLTFPEIRRMQQQTKQIFDLDMQKIRRVRMLTFWQSTTLNLLKQSILFTLLWLIFRRVLSPGELISMQFISVAIFNPLQELGNLILAYREVEAGVQSFDELMQKPIERNPESAQEVGPIERLEFADVVFRHPGATQNAIDGVSFEAGLGDTIAFVGPSGSGKSTLVKLLVGLYRPVDGQIYYNDISTNDLRFNPMRRQLGFVTQETHLFAGSIRDNLRLVRPDATDEEMIEALRKSASMGLVTRSSAGLDTPIGEGGMKLSGGEKQRLSIARALVRRPRLLIFDEATSALDSLTEEAITNTVRAVSAEQEQITILIAHRLSTIMHATTIYVLEKGRIVETGSHDELVEAKGLYYAMWRQQIGERVVLPVTSSVDNDV; this is encoded by the coding sequence GTGCACACCCTCTGGACGTACCTGAAACCGTATCGCTGGCGGGCTGCTGCCGCCTTGGCGCTGGCCGGACTGGCGCAGATACTGGCCCTGATCGATCCCATTATTTTCGGAAAACTCATCGATGAGTACGCGACCAATCCGGTCCGCAAAACGGACAGTGAGCAGTTGCGCGGCGTGCTTACCCTGCTCGGGCTGGCCATTGGCGTGGCGCTGCTGTCCAACGCCGTCAAGGCCGCTGGTGATTACGTGACCCGGTACGTGGTACAGCGGTTCGGGACGGATCTGTTCAACGATGGCCTGAAACAGACGCTGCGACTCTCCTACGGGCAGGGCGGCGACCAAAGCAGCGGGGTTACCCTGTCGGTGTTGCAGAAGATTCGCACGGATACGGAGCGCTTTGTCAATTCCTTCGTCAACGTGCTGTTTTCATCGGTGGTCGGGCTAGGCTTTCTGGTATTCTACGCTCTCACCAAGCATTGGGCGCTGGTGCCCGTTTTCCTCATTGGCGGGGTCGTGCTCGGCGGACTCACGGCCCGGCTCAGTGGCGAGATCAAACTCACGCAGCGGACCATCAACCGCGAAACGGCCCGGCTGTCGGGTGTCATTACCGAATCGCTACGGAACATCGAACTGATCAAAAGCCTGGGCCTGACCTTCCCCGAAATTCGGCGGATGCAGCAGCAAACGAAGCAGATTTTTGACCTGGACATGCAGAAAATTCGCCGGGTACGTATGTTGACCTTCTGGCAAAGTACGACGCTCAACCTGCTCAAACAGTCGATTCTGTTTACGCTGCTGTGGTTGATTTTCAGGCGGGTACTGAGCCCCGGCGAGCTGATTTCAATGCAGTTTATTTCGGTGGCCATTTTCAACCCGTTGCAGGAGTTGGGCAACCTCATTCTGGCGTATCGCGAAGTAGAGGCGGGTGTGCAGAGTTTCGATGAGCTGATGCAGAAGCCCATCGAGCGCAACCCCGAATCGGCGCAGGAGGTGGGGCCGATTGAACGGCTCGAATTTGCCGACGTGGTTTTCCGGCATCCGGGCGCTACGCAAAACGCCATCGACGGAGTGTCGTTTGAGGCGGGGCTGGGCGATACCATCGCCTTTGTGGGGCCTTCCGGCTCGGGCAAATCAACGCTGGTCAAGCTGCTGGTGGGGTTGTACCGGCCTGTGGATGGGCAGATTTATTACAACGATATTTCGACCAACGATCTACGTTTTAATCCTATGCGCCGACAGTTGGGGTTCGTCACGCAGGAAACGCATCTGTTTGCGGGTAGTATACGCGATAACCTGCGGCTAGTGCGGCCCGACGCCACCGACGAGGAAATGATTGAGGCACTGCGGAAATCGGCGTCGATGGGCTTAGTGACAAGGTCGAGCGCCGGCCTCGATACGCCCATCGGTGAAGGCGGGATGAAGCTGTCGGGTGGCGAAAAACAGCGCCTGTCCATCGCTCGCGCGCTGGTCCGCCGTCCGCGTCTGCTGATTTTCGACGAAGCAACGTCTGCGCTCGACTCGCTGACGGAAGAAGCCATTACCAACACAGTCCGCGCCGTATCGGCCGAGCAGGAGCAGATCACGATCCTGATTGCGCACCGCCTCTCGACCATCATGCACGCCACCACGATCTACGTGCTCGAAAAAGGTCGGATTGTCGAGACGGGCAGCCACGACGAACTGGTCGAGGCGAAAGGCTTGTACTACGCCATGTGGCGGCAACAGATCGGCGAACGGGTGGTGTTGCCGGTTACGTCGTCAGTCGACAACGATGTCTGA
- a CDS encoding N-acyl-D-amino-acid deacylase family protein — protein MKHLFVFLLLLSSAALAQPYDLIIKNGRVVDGAGNPWFYGDVAIQNGRIAKIGTIPAADGRQVIDAKRQIVAPGFIDVHTHVEGDLETRPGAENFIYDGVTTLVTGNCGGSQTNLRAMFDTLRIKGMSPNLASLVGHNSVRLKVMKAAFREPTAREQAEMEALVQQAMRDGAVGLSTGLIYTPGTYARTPEIVGLAKMAAQYGGVYASHIRNEGQDVQTAIREAIQIGREAGIPVQISHFKVASKPLWGQSTETVALVENARQKDGIDVTVDQYPYTASSTSLQSIVPSWALADGDSVVLTRFRDPATRRKIRDEMVASLKKNDRKNYEYAVVSRFEADTTYNGKSIHQIAQVRGLKTDAASEADLVMALLEQAQMKRIQMVYHTMSEADVATIMRYANTMIASDAGVARFGSNMPHPRAYGTNARVLARYVREQKVIPLEEAIRRMTSLPAQRFRFADRGLLRPGYAADIVIFDENTITDAATYDAPHAYSQGFSYVLVNGVPVVESGKHTYKRPGQILLGSGYVKRDE, from the coding sequence ATGAAACACCTCTTCGTTTTTCTGCTGCTGCTGTCTAGTGCGGCACTGGCGCAGCCCTACGACCTGATCATCAAAAATGGCCGCGTGGTCGACGGTGCGGGCAATCCGTGGTTTTATGGCGACGTGGCCATTCAGAACGGGCGAATTGCCAAAATCGGAACGATTCCGGCGGCCGACGGGCGGCAGGTCATCGACGCAAAACGGCAGATCGTAGCCCCCGGCTTTATCGACGTGCATACCCACGTGGAGGGCGATCTGGAAACACGGCCCGGTGCCGAAAACTTCATCTACGACGGCGTAACGACCCTCGTGACGGGCAACTGCGGCGGCTCACAAACCAACCTCCGCGCCATGTTCGACACGCTGCGCATCAAGGGCATGTCGCCGAATCTGGCATCGTTGGTGGGGCACAATTCGGTGCGGCTAAAGGTGATGAAAGCGGCTTTCCGCGAACCCACCGCCCGTGAACAGGCCGAGATGGAAGCGCTCGTGCAGCAGGCCATGCGCGACGGCGCCGTGGGCCTCTCGACGGGCCTCATCTACACGCCAGGTACGTATGCCCGTACACCCGAAATTGTGGGGCTCGCCAAAATGGCCGCGCAGTACGGCGGCGTGTATGCCTCGCACATCCGCAACGAAGGGCAGGATGTGCAAACGGCCATCCGGGAAGCCATTCAGATTGGGCGCGAGGCGGGTATTCCGGTACAGATTTCGCACTTTAAAGTAGCTAGTAAACCGTTGTGGGGCCAAAGCACCGAAACCGTGGCGCTGGTGGAAAACGCCCGTCAGAAAGACGGCATCGACGTAACGGTCGACCAGTATCCGTACACGGCGTCGAGCACCTCGTTGCAGAGTATCGTACCGTCGTGGGCGCTGGCCGATGGCGATTCGGTGGTACTGACCCGCTTCCGCGACCCCGCTACCCGCCGCAAAATCCGGGATGAAATGGTGGCATCACTGAAGAAAAACGACCGCAAGAATTACGAGTACGCCGTGGTGTCGCGCTTCGAGGCCGATACGACCTACAACGGCAAAAGCATTCACCAGATCGCGCAGGTACGTGGCCTGAAAACCGACGCGGCTTCGGAAGCCGACCTGGTAATGGCACTGCTCGAACAGGCGCAGATGAAACGAATTCAGATGGTCTACCATACCATGTCGGAAGCCGATGTGGCGACCATCATGCGGTACGCCAACACCATGATCGCGTCGGACGCGGGCGTGGCCCGGTTTGGGTCCAACATGCCGCATCCCCGCGCTTACGGCACCAACGCCCGCGTGCTGGCCAGGTACGTTCGGGAGCAAAAGGTCATTCCCCTCGAAGAAGCCATCCGGCGGATGACCTCGCTGCCGGCGCAACGTTTCCGCTTTGCTGATCGGGGACTGCTCCGGCCGGGTTACGCTGCTGACATCGTTATTTTCGACGAAAACACCATCACCGACGCCGCCACCTACGACGCCCCCCACGCCTATTCGCAGGGGTTCAGCTACGTGCTGGTCAACGGAGTGCCGGTGGTCGAGTCGGGCAAGCATACCTACAAACGGCCGGGGCAGATCCTGCTGGGCAGTGGGTATGTGAAGCGGGATGAGTGA
- a CDS encoding twin-arginine translocation signal domain-containing protein codes for MFRQSRRTFLKQTALASAALAAPATAFTTHRDEAVVIGHGSHRYRVVPNWGVLDAGKNPVNDCHEMVQDAKGRIFLLTNETKNNVLIYDKSGKLLSSWGHDYPGGHGLTIGGDGNDQYLLICDPDRHQVIKTDLNGKELMVLDYPRETGVYAYPAKYKPTETAINPANGDIYVADGYGSNYIMQYDQNGKLIRYFGGPGSANEQFDCCHGIVVDRRNAANPTLLITDRRHNCLKRFTLDGKYLSTIALPGSYICRPNIKGDHIYGAVFRSTSDAYPDSGYVQILDKNDKVVSTPGGSAPTYLNGQLQEQRKDRTFLSFLHPHDVMVDADENLYVAQWASRKTYPIKLERV; via the coding sequence ATGTTTCGCCAATCCCGCCGTACGTTCCTCAAGCAAACCGCCCTGGCTTCGGCCGCTCTTGCCGCGCCGGCCACAGCCTTCACCACTCACCGCGACGAGGCCGTTGTGATCGGGCATGGGTCGCACCGCTACCGGGTCGTACCCAACTGGGGCGTACTCGATGCGGGCAAGAACCCCGTCAACGATTGCCACGAGATGGTACAGGACGCCAAAGGCCGGATTTTCCTGCTGACCAACGAGACCAAAAACAACGTCCTGATCTACGATAAATCGGGTAAGTTGCTCAGTTCGTGGGGGCACGATTACCCCGGCGGCCACGGCCTGACCATCGGCGGCGACGGTAACGATCAATACCTACTCATCTGCGACCCCGACCGGCATCAGGTGATCAAAACCGACCTGAACGGCAAAGAGTTGATGGTCCTCGATTACCCGCGCGAAACGGGTGTCTACGCTTACCCGGCCAAGTACAAGCCGACCGAAACGGCCATCAACCCGGCCAACGGCGATATCTACGTGGCCGACGGCTACGGCTCGAACTATATCATGCAGTACGATCAGAACGGTAAGCTGATTCGCTATTTCGGCGGTCCCGGCTCGGCCAACGAGCAGTTCGATTGCTGCCACGGTATCGTCGTCGACCGGCGTAACGCAGCTAACCCGACGTTGCTCATCACCGACCGTCGCCACAACTGCCTGAAACGCTTCACCCTCGACGGCAAGTACCTCAGCACCATTGCCCTGCCGGGTTCGTACATCTGCCGCCCCAACATCAAAGGCGACCATATCTACGGGGCCGTTTTCCGCAGCACGTCCGATGCCTACCCTGACTCTGGGTACGTTCAGATTCTGGACAAAAACGACAAGGTCGTCTCGACGCCCGGCGGCTCAGCCCCCACGTACCTGAACGGGCAGCTACAGGAACAGCGCAAAGACCGCACCTTCCTGAGTTTCCTGCACCCCCACGACGTCATGGTCGATGCCGACGAAAACCTCTACGTAGCCCAATGGGCCTCTCGTAAAACCTACCCCATCAAGTTAGAGCGGGTGTAG
- a CDS encoding c-type cytochrome domain-containing protein: MTLLLQAQPSDWALFFGRFHPLIVHLPIGFLLIAAVLELDRLIRGRSVSPHTITTILFWSAVSATLACLFGYLLSLGGGYDEELLDEHKWQGIGMALFAWVAWVVKSERIGSRLRMRQLIYLPALGLAVLLLLSAGHHGGALTHGSDYLTQYTPEPLRSLAGIPPRTVAEFKAKPITDVNQALVYEQIVNPILQTRCVQCHNAEKAKGDLRMDTPDFLKKGGEEGPIFVAGKGADSRMVKYCLLDESDEHHMPPKGKPQLTPEQVTLLSWWIDQGASFDKKVADVQVTDAVKPALASLGGGAAPGSGAVALATAGASAASPQPVSPVLTMKIAPADATVVDALKKLGLLVMPLSKENNQLEVSAVNLKTLTDAQAAGLAKLADQLVWLKLSDTQITDATMATIGKLKNLQKLHLERTAVTDAGLRQLGSLTYLEYLNLYGTNITDAGLANLAGLKSLRTVYVWQTKTTEAGIAKLKQALPNVEIIGGMSANTVAAN; this comes from the coding sequence ATGACGTTGTTGCTTCAGGCTCAGCCTTCCGACTGGGCGTTGTTTTTCGGGCGTTTCCACCCGCTGATCGTGCACTTACCCATCGGCTTTCTGCTGATTGCAGCGGTGCTCGAACTGGATCGGCTCATTCGGGGGCGGTCGGTGAGCCCACATACTATCACGACGATTTTGTTCTGGTCGGCAGTGAGCGCTACGTTGGCTTGCCTGTTTGGCTACCTGCTTTCGCTGGGCGGCGGCTATGACGAAGAGTTGCTCGACGAACACAAATGGCAGGGTATCGGTATGGCGCTGTTTGCCTGGGTGGCGTGGGTGGTCAAATCGGAGCGGATTGGGTCGCGGCTGCGTATGCGTCAGCTAATCTACCTGCCCGCGCTGGGGCTGGCGGTGCTGCTGCTACTGTCGGCGGGGCATCATGGCGGGGCGCTTACCCACGGTTCCGATTACCTCACCCAATACACACCCGAGCCGCTCCGGTCACTGGCGGGGATTCCCCCACGGACCGTAGCCGAGTTCAAGGCCAAACCCATCACCGACGTCAACCAGGCGCTGGTGTATGAGCAGATCGTTAACCCCATCCTGCAAACTCGCTGCGTACAGTGTCACAACGCCGAAAAAGCCAAAGGCGATCTGCGTATGGACACGCCCGACTTCCTGAAAAAAGGAGGCGAAGAAGGCCCCATTTTCGTGGCGGGCAAAGGAGCCGACAGCCGGATGGTCAAGTACTGCCTGCTCGACGAAAGCGACGAACACCATATGCCACCCAAGGGCAAGCCCCAACTCACGCCCGAACAGGTGACGCTGCTGTCGTGGTGGATCGATCAGGGGGCGTCGTTCGACAAAAAAGTAGCCGACGTGCAGGTCACTGACGCCGTGAAGCCCGCGCTCGCTTCGCTGGGTGGCGGTGCCGCACCGGGAAGCGGAGCGGTAGCGCTGGCTACAGCAGGGGCCTCCGCTGCGTCGCCTCAGCCGGTATCACCCGTGTTGACGATGAAAATTGCCCCCGCTGATGCCACTGTGGTCGACGCACTGAAAAAGTTGGGACTGTTGGTGATGCCACTTTCCAAAGAGAATAACCAACTGGAAGTGAGCGCCGTCAACCTGAAAACCTTGACGGATGCGCAGGCAGCCGGGCTAGCCAAACTAGCCGATCAACTGGTTTGGCTGAAGCTAAGCGACACCCAAATCACCGACGCCACGATGGCGACCATTGGCAAGCTGAAGAACCTGCAAAAGCTGCACCTAGAACGTACCGCCGTCACCGACGCGGGCCTGCGTCAGTTGGGTAGCCTAACGTACCTGGAATACCTGAACCTCTACGGAACGAACATCACCGACGCGGGACTGGCCAATCTAGCGGGCCTAAAATCGCTTCGGACGGTGTATGTCTGGCAAACCAAGACAACTGAGGCAGGCATTGCTAAACTGAAACAGGCACTGCCCAACGTGGAAATCATCGGCGGCATGAGCGCGAACACGGTAGCGGCCAACTGA
- a CDS encoding HAD family hydrolase yields MPPIQLVVFDMAGTTVTDQHEVERCFTEAAAQTSLPVSPERILAVQGMGKRQVFQMLWAEQLGEQHPELERHVNTSYAAFRHILETHYQTQGASPTEGCLDTFAYLHKRGIAIALTTGFYRAVTDIILEKLGWLDGLNEQHVGTSDSLIQASVASDEVAEGRPAPLLIERAMHLLGVTDPKAVVNVGDTPSDLLSGQAAGVRLNLGVVNGTHSLDQLQPHPHDQLLASLAELPAVLEAL; encoded by the coding sequence ATGCCTCCCATCCAACTCGTCGTTTTCGACATGGCCGGTACTACCGTCACCGACCAACACGAAGTCGAACGCTGCTTTACTGAAGCCGCCGCTCAAACGTCTCTACCGGTATCGCCCGAACGGATTCTGGCCGTGCAGGGTATGGGCAAGCGGCAGGTGTTTCAGATGCTCTGGGCTGAACAACTGGGCGAGCAGCACCCCGAGCTGGAACGGCACGTCAACACGTCGTACGCTGCCTTTCGGCATATTCTGGAAACACACTACCAGACCCAGGGCGCTAGCCCTACCGAAGGCTGCCTCGATACCTTTGCCTACCTCCACAAACGTGGCATTGCCATTGCCCTGACCACGGGCTTCTACCGGGCCGTGACCGATATCATTCTGGAAAAGCTGGGCTGGCTCGATGGCCTCAACGAGCAGCACGTGGGTACGTCGGATAGCCTCATTCAGGCGTCGGTGGCCAGCGACGAAGTGGCTGAAGGGCGCCCGGCGCCGCTGCTCATCGAACGGGCGATGCACCTGCTGGGCGTTACCGACCCGAAAGCCGTGGTGAACGTAGGCGATACCCCGTCGGATCTGCTCTCGGGGCAGGCGGCGGGTGTCCGGCTCAACCTAGGCGTGGTCAACGGTACGCATAGCCTCGATCAGCTACAACCCCACCCGCACGATCAACTGCTGGCTTCGCTCGCCGAATTGCCCGCCGTGCTCGAAGCGCTTTAA
- a CDS encoding TIGR03364 family FAD-dependent oxidoreductase — MYDLIIVGAGALGTFHAYHAAKAGLRVLLLEKDARPVGATVRNFGQVVPSGLAGRWFDHGRRSLDIYKELQAQTDLTVRTNGTVYIASDADEWALANELHDHYRALDYPSELLSKAQCLAKYPALQPDYVLGGLFFAQELSVEPDQMIHRLIAYCRERYRVDYRAGQAVVDVQSNYGGAVVTMANRERFDATRVLICSGHEMRLLFPEALSEAGLIVSKLQMLQTQPVMDAGLVGKALPGNILTGLTIRRYEAFQACPSYASLQTPESLQELKNWGIHILFKQALDGSFILGDSHEYAPATEAETLGFDTHEYINKLMLTEAERIVRFPIQVRRAWAGFYSQTTGVRDREIFEYDIDDHIRLITGIGGKGMTSSAGYAEQSIRALFSLA, encoded by the coding sequence ATGTACGACCTCATTATCGTCGGCGCGGGTGCGCTGGGTACGTTCCATGCCTATCATGCCGCCAAGGCCGGGCTGCGCGTGTTACTGCTCGAAAAAGATGCACGGCCCGTGGGGGCGACCGTCCGCAATTTCGGGCAAGTGGTGCCGTCGGGACTGGCCGGGCGGTGGTTTGATCATGGCCGCCGTAGCCTCGACATTTACAAGGAGCTTCAGGCACAGACCGACCTGACGGTACGCACCAACGGCACCGTTTACATCGCTTCCGATGCCGACGAATGGGCGTTGGCCAATGAGTTACACGACCACTACCGCGCCCTCGACTACCCGAGCGAACTACTCTCTAAAGCGCAGTGCCTCGCCAAGTACCCGGCCCTGCAACCCGATTACGTACTGGGCGGGCTTTTCTTCGCACAGGAGCTGAGCGTTGAACCCGACCAGATGATTCACCGGCTAATCGCCTACTGCCGCGAACGATACCGCGTCGACTACCGAGCCGGACAAGCTGTGGTCGATGTCCAGTCAAATTACGGCGGAGCGGTGGTAACGATGGCCAACCGTGAACGCTTCGACGCCACGCGGGTGCTCATTTGCAGCGGCCACGAGATGCGGCTCTTATTTCCTGAAGCGCTCAGCGAAGCTGGTCTGATCGTCAGTAAACTACAGATGCTGCAAACCCAGCCGGTAATGGATGCTGGCCTTGTCGGCAAAGCGTTGCCCGGAAATATTCTCACGGGCCTGACCATCCGCCGCTACGAAGCCTTCCAGGCTTGCCCGTCTTACGCCAGCCTGCAAACCCCTGAGTCGTTGCAGGAACTAAAAAATTGGGGCATTCACATCCTCTTTAAACAGGCACTCGACGGCTCCTTCATCCTCGGCGATTCGCACGAATACGCCCCGGCCACCGAGGCTGAAACGCTTGGCTTCGATACCCACGAATACATTAACAAGCTCATGCTTACCGAGGCTGAGCGTATCGTTCGTTTTCCGATTCAGGTACGTCGGGCGTGGGCTGGTTTTTACAGCCAGACTACCGGAGTCCGTGATCGGGAGATTTTCGAGTACGACATTGACGACCACATCCGGCTCATTACGGGCATCGGTGGCAAGGGCATGACCTCCAGCGCAGGTTACGCCGAGCAAAGTATTCGGGCGCTTTTTTCGCTTGCCTAA